In Rutidosis leptorrhynchoides isolate AG116_Rl617_1_P2 chromosome 2, CSIRO_AGI_Rlap_v1, whole genome shotgun sequence, one genomic interval encodes:
- the LOC139890345 gene encoding transcription factor MYB115-like: MDIQTIFKDDPPNYHMKPEPDPEPEDDFPIQDLQQLDNFCLMGPSFHPDYGIHASGYDPFGPFPYESASDDLEFKPFELDNGCDMMQNSYTGYGFLTHSGNNYVGVSELDHFVHVSGPTQDPKPVSCSVPDEGSCVTGESGIIKTSNGNPCKGKKKTYLSKGQWSKEEDRVLKQLVEKNGGRKWSYIAQMLKGRIGKQCRERWHNHLKPDIKKDFWTEEEDLILITAHAEIGNKWSEIAKKLPGRTENSIKNHWNATKRRLYTKRKCRSKWPKPSPILQNYIKSLNLPCGKSKPSAKNIKLDNPLTMVKTSSVSSSPSQNELEFYSNGLVTDFDFNEVPEFALDDKLLETDSIESFLDDISTVNYGTGSGSIGVGDGEKINKEIDLMEMVPQVNF; encoded by the exons ATGGATATTCAAACAATTTTCAAAGATGATCCACCAAACTACCACATGAAACCCGAACCCGACCCAGAACCTGAAGATGATTTTCCAATTCAAGACTTGCAGCAACTTGACAATTTTTGTCTAATGGGTCCATCTTTTCATCCAGATTATGGGATCCATGCTTCTGGGTATGACCCATTTGGCCCGTTTCCATACGAGTCAGCTTCTGATGACCTTGAGTTTAAGCCATTTGAACTAGATAATGGCTGTGATATGATGCAGAATAGTTATACGGGTTATGGGTTTTTGACCCACAGTGGAAACAATTATGTAGGCGTATCTGAACTAGACCATTTTGTGCATGTGAGTGGGCCGACCCAAGATCCTAAACCCGTGAGCTGTTCGGTACCAGATGAAGGATCATGTGTGACAGGTGAAAGTGGAATCATCAAGACAAGTAATGGAAATCCATGCAAAGGGAAAaagaagacatatttatcaaagggTCAATGGTCCAAAGAAGAAGATAG GGTTCTAAAGCAATTGGTGGAGAAAAATGGAGGAAGAAAATGGTCATATATTGCTCAAATGTTGAAAGGAAGGATTGGGAAACAATGTAGAGAAAGATGGCATAATCATCTCAAGCCTGATATCAag AAGGACTTTTGGACAGAAGAAGAAGACCTAATTCTAATCACGGCCCATGCAGAAATCGGCAACAAATGGTCAGAAATAGCAAAGAAACTGCCTGGTCGAACTGAGAACTCCATCAAAAACCATTGGAATGCAACAAAAAGGAGACTATACACCAAGCGAAAATGTCGATCCAAATGGCCTAAACCCAGCCCAATCCTCCAAAACTACATCAAGAGCTTAAACTTGCCATGTGGAAAATCAAAACCATCAGCGAAAAACATTAAACTCGACAACCCTTTGACTATGGTCAAAACATCATCagtatcatcatcaccatcacaaAATGAATTAGAGTTTTACTCAAATGGACTGGTGACTGATTTTGATTTCAATGAAGTGCCTGAATTTGCACTTGATGATAAATTGCTTGAAACAGATAGCATAGAGTCATTTTTGGACGATATATCTACAGTCAATTATGGTACCGGAAGTGGCAGCATTGGCGTCGGTGATGGTGAGAAGATAAATAAAGAGATCGATTTGATGGAGATGGTGCCTCAAGTCAATTTCTAG
- the LOC139894043 gene encoding triose phosphate/phosphate translocator, non-green plastid, chloroplastic-like — protein MAKLLHTSFTKNSNIFQNQRNHTSFYRFNHVYTPFNSNSSIDYSLNRCLDSSICCSYMSWNPRVLISNRTPVIAFGSRDGYEVKATAAVPGSADGNDAAAAVEVVVKSKMMETAVLGLLFGLWYLFNIYFNIYNKQVLEVFPYPVTLTAVQLAVGSFIIFLSWALNLHKWPNISRAQLAAILPLAVMHTLGNFSTNMSLGKVSVSFTHTIKAMEPFFTVVLSTMFLGEIPTPWVLTSLVPIVGGVVLASLTEVSFNWPGFWSAMASNLANQSRNVLSKKLMVKKEESLDNITLFSIITIMSFFMFTPIALLVEGVKFSPAYLQSAGLNIKQVYIRSLLASICFHAYQQIAYMILQRVSPVTHSVGNCVKRVVVIVASIFFFRTPITPINAIGTGIALAGVFLYSQVKRIKPKST, from the exons ATGGCCAAATTGCTTCACACTTCTTTCACAAAAAAttcaaatatatttcaaaatcaacgTAATCACACATCATTTTACAGATTCAATCATGTTTATACTCCGTTTAATTCAAATTCATCGATCGATTATAGCTTGAACCGTTGTTTAGATTCATCAATTTGTTGTTCGTATATGTCATGGAACCCTAGGGTTTTAATTTCGAATCGTACGCCGGTTATAGCGTTTGGATCACGTGACGGTTATGAAGTGAAAGCGACGGCGGCGGTTCCGGGAAGTGCTGACGGAAATGATGCGGCGGCGGCGGTGGAAGTGGTTGTGAAATCAAAAATGATGGAAACGGCTGTGTTAGGGTTGTTGTTTGGGCTGTGGTATCTATttaatatatatttcaatatatataacaaacag GTTTTGGAGGTTTTTCCGTATCCAGTAACCTTGACTGCAGTTCAGCTTGCTGTTGGTAGTTTCATTATATTTTTATCATGggctttgaatcttcataaatgGCCGAATATAAGTCGTGCACAG CTGGCAGCAATCCTACCATTGGCTGTAATGCACACCTTAGGTAATTTTTCGACTAACATGAGCCTTGGAAAAGTTTCTGTTTCTTTCACTCACACAATCAAAGCAATGGAACCATTTTTCACTGTTGTACTCTCTACTATGTTTCTGGGAGAG ATACCAACGCCATGGGTATTGACTTCCCTTGTACCAATTGTTGGTGGAGTGGTGCTTGCATCTCTGACTGAGGTCTCATTTAATTG GCCTGGCTTTTGGAGTGCAATGGCATCGAATCTGGCAAATCAATCACGTAATGTACTTAGCAAGAAGTTAATGGTTAAAAAAGAG GAATCATTGGACAACATCACTCTGTTCTCAATTATAACAATTATGTCTTTCTTCATGTTTACCCCTATTGCATTACTTGTAGAAGGAGTCAAATTTTCTCCTGCTTACCTGCAATCTGCT GGCTTAAATATAAAACAAGTGTACATAAGATCTCTCCTTGCTTCAATCTGCTTCCATGCATATCAGCAG ATTGCTTATATGATACTGCAACGAGTATCTCCTGTTACACATTCTGTGGGAAACTGTGTGAAACGTGTGGTAGTGATTGTAGCATCTATCTTCTTCTTTCGTACGCCTATCACGCCTATAAACGCCATTG GCACTGGAATTGCACTTGCTGGAGTATTCCTTTACTCACAAGTCAAGAGAATTAAACCTAAAAGTACCTGA